In Hamadaea flava, a genomic segment contains:
- a CDS encoding MarR family transcriptional regulator — protein MQYDLSTLTPAQREVFEAVHFLGQGNAIELMEQSGKARSTVDKAIKTLADLGLIVAVDTDADPAEGVPTRWTMAEAVADSVTAEDNLDDTDTAGPTKPDLVKDETGQLRADEPQPGTPDDTDPADLGDQDGTANADDLNDQTELGTDDQDEDDDSDTESEEDTDDTDDEDSDDEDEDEDDEDEDDEEDEQPARPAVAVVAQSRPGDRKIMTIKAVLAEYGDDGATLDEIVSESGIGHPTASRLLAAMEQADAARRLPGTPGRWIAGPTKASEVDPNPEPPRCPVCFQVVKGVTESPEAVALVQSLIRPDGTIHIVAEDGTAHVVKLPKRLPPRTASTATTGAVRRTDLTVNGDGNQPFAKGELEKLTLAVLAANPGRSMTPQEIATTISAQLGGRNVSSGAVRNNCTKAAAAGRIEMVSDTPLAFAYAAPAGDDEAAEAATTNATAQADAMAGNGSGNEQS, from the coding sequence ATGCAGTACGACCTGTCCACCCTGACCCCCGCTCAGCGGGAGGTCTTCGAGGCCGTGCACTTCCTCGGCCAGGGCAACGCCATCGAGCTGATGGAGCAGTCGGGCAAGGCCCGCTCCACCGTCGACAAGGCGATCAAGACCCTCGCCGACCTGGGGCTGATCGTCGCGGTCGACACCGACGCCGACCCGGCCGAGGGCGTGCCCACCCGCTGGACCATGGCCGAGGCCGTCGCCGACAGCGTCACCGCCGAGGACAACCTCGACGACACCGACACCGCCGGCCCCACCAAGCCGGACCTCGTCAAAGACGAGACGGGCCAGCTCCGGGCCGACGAGCCGCAGCCCGGCACCCCGGACGACACCGACCCCGCCGACCTGGGCGACCAGGACGGTACCGCCAACGCCGACGACCTCAACGACCAGACCGAGTTGGGCACCGACGACCAGGACGAGGACGACGACTCCGACACGGAGTCCGAGGAGGACACCGACGACACGGACGACGAGGACTCGGACGACGAGGACGAGGACGAGGACGACGAGGACGAGGACGACGAGGAGGACGAGCAGCCCGCTCGGCCCGCCGTCGCGGTGGTGGCGCAGAGCCGCCCCGGCGACCGCAAGATCATGACGATCAAGGCGGTCCTCGCCGAGTACGGCGACGACGGCGCGACCCTGGACGAGATCGTCAGCGAGAGCGGCATCGGGCACCCGACCGCCTCCCGGCTGCTGGCCGCGATGGAGCAGGCCGACGCCGCGCGCCGTCTGCCCGGTACTCCGGGCCGGTGGATCGCCGGACCCACGAAGGCCAGCGAGGTCGACCCGAACCCGGAGCCGCCCCGCTGCCCGGTCTGCTTTCAGGTGGTCAAGGGCGTCACCGAGTCGCCGGAGGCGGTCGCCCTGGTGCAGTCGCTGATCCGCCCCGACGGCACGATCCACATCGTCGCCGAGGACGGCACCGCGCACGTCGTGAAGCTGCCCAAGCGGCTGCCGCCCCGCACGGCGAGCACCGCGACGACCGGGGCTGTCCGCCGCACCGACCTGACGGTCAACGGCGACGGCAACCAGCCGTTCGCCAAGGGCGAGCTGGAGAAGCTGACCCTGGCGGTGCTGGCGGCCAACCCCGGCCGCTCGATGACGCCGCAGGAGATCGCGACCACGATCAGCGCCCAGCTCGGCGGGCGCAACGTCAGCTCCGGGGCGGTGCGCAACAACTGCACGAAGGCCGCCGCCGCGGGCCGCATCGAGATGGTCTCGGACACTCCGCTCGCCTTCGCCTACGCGGCCCCGGCCGGCGACGACGAGGCGGCTGAGGCCGCGACCACGAACGCCACTGCTCAGGCCGACGCCATGGCCGGGAACGGCTCGGGCAACGAGCAGTCCTGA
- a CDS encoding PrgI family protein — protein MTHDDDTTPRAVVPANVNEPDRIAFGLTFRQLAIVGGSGLLGFGAYRSFGPMLPTPVWITAGIIVFSIAIVVALGRRDGLPLDVWLRHGFMLSRSPRQLAPGNARATSVAAVAGKTSVPAPLRSPVTAVSASGVVTSEGKSRVLIACGTTNIHLRTGGEQGALLDGFGRFLNSLTGPAQIVVAAQRHDLTAHAQATVDHAPRLPHPALAAAADDYAEFLLDLDEERDPLRRQVLAVITGEQVADTAVRALTGLGVEAAALDGPAVSAALANAADPFNPPVPGPRAVPGAPITLRSNE, from the coding sequence ATGACCCACGACGACGACACCACCCCGCGCGCCGTGGTCCCGGCCAACGTGAACGAGCCCGACAGGATCGCGTTCGGGCTCACGTTCCGGCAGCTGGCCATCGTCGGCGGCAGTGGCCTGCTCGGGTTCGGTGCATACCGCAGCTTCGGTCCGATGCTGCCCACCCCGGTCTGGATCACGGCCGGGATCATCGTGTTCTCCATCGCGATCGTCGTCGCCCTCGGGCGGCGGGACGGCCTGCCACTGGACGTCTGGCTGCGACACGGGTTCATGCTGTCGCGAAGCCCGCGCCAGCTCGCCCCGGGCAACGCTCGGGCGACTTCGGTCGCCGCGGTGGCCGGCAAGACGAGCGTCCCGGCGCCGCTGCGCTCGCCGGTCACGGCGGTCAGCGCGAGCGGTGTCGTCACCTCGGAGGGCAAGTCGCGGGTGCTGATCGCCTGCGGCACGACCAACATCCACCTGCGTACCGGCGGCGAGCAGGGCGCGCTGCTGGACGGTTTCGGCCGGTTCCTCAACAGCCTGACCGGCCCGGCACAGATCGTCGTAGCCGCTCAGCGCCACGACCTGACCGCGCACGCGCAGGCCACCGTCGACCACGCGCCGCGCCTGCCGCATCCGGCTCTGGCGGCGGCGGCCGACGACTACGCCGAGTTCCTCCTCGACCTCGATGAGGAGCGCGATCCATTGCGGCGCCAGGTGTTGGCGGTCATCACCGGCGAGCAGGTCGCCGACACCGCCGTACGCGCCCTGACCGGGCTCGGCGTCGAAGCCGCAGCCCTGGACGGCCCAGCTGTCTCGGCGGCGCTGGCCAACGCCGCAGATCCTTTCAACCCACCGGTGCCCGGCCCGCGAGCCGTACCCGGCGCCCCCATCACCTTACGGAGCAACGAATGA
- a CDS encoding type IV secretion system protein, translating to MVSWLMNGLVEWLADRLKDLLGGLLAYLTSGMFLSPDVTVLPQVQSLAGKSALVVNACFVLAIIAVGIATMVGGSVEMRYGIKELVPRLIVGWVASNFAVGLTAALIEIANALTVSMVGTAAPTTEAVNMTRLHVTAALTDPGTALMALIIGLLIVGLMFTLFGSWVVRVGVLVILAGIAPVAMACYATPWTQEAAQLWWRTLLGCLATPTLQAIAFSTGVQLMIHPNSSLPVLIGLPGSDILNLLLVAVLLWVTIKIPGMMRRYVTRKGGPSMGGVLVRAVLIQSITNRLPGRRAARVVRGGR from the coding sequence ATGGTCTCCTGGCTGATGAACGGCCTGGTGGAGTGGCTCGCCGACAGGTTGAAAGACCTGCTCGGCGGGCTTCTCGCCTACCTCACCTCCGGCATGTTCCTGTCGCCGGACGTCACCGTACTACCGCAGGTGCAGTCGCTCGCGGGCAAGAGCGCCCTGGTCGTGAACGCCTGCTTCGTGCTGGCGATCATCGCCGTGGGCATCGCCACGATGGTCGGCGGCTCGGTCGAGATGCGTTACGGCATCAAGGAACTGGTGCCCCGCCTCATCGTCGGGTGGGTCGCGAGCAACTTCGCCGTCGGGCTGACAGCGGCGCTGATCGAGATCGCCAACGCCCTGACGGTGTCGATGGTCGGCACGGCCGCCCCGACGACCGAGGCGGTCAACATGACCCGCCTGCATGTGACCGCTGCGCTGACCGACCCCGGCACTGCCCTCATGGCCCTGATCATCGGCCTGCTCATCGTCGGGCTGATGTTCACGCTGTTCGGCAGCTGGGTCGTGCGCGTCGGTGTGCTGGTGATCCTGGCCGGGATCGCCCCGGTCGCGATGGCCTGCTACGCCACCCCATGGACCCAGGAGGCGGCACAGCTGTGGTGGCGAACCCTGCTGGGCTGCCTGGCCACACCCACCCTGCAGGCCATCGCCTTCAGCACCGGCGTTCAGCTGATGATTCACCCGAACAGCTCCCTGCCGGTACTGATCGGCCTGCCTGGCTCCGACATCCTGAATCTGCTGCTGGTCGCGGTCCTGCTCTGGGTCACCATCAAGATTCCCGGGATGATGCGCCGGTACGTGACCCGCAAGGGCGGCCCGAGCATGGGCGGCGTGCTGGTGCGGGCAGTGCTGATCCAGAGCATCACCAACAGGTTGCCGGGCCGCCGGGCCGCACGCGTCGTGCGAGGTGGGCGATGA
- a CDS encoding replication-relaxation family protein: MTLLDHHQVLTTDHITRLFFLAPRTARHRLAELLALELVDRFRFARTGGGTDPYHWVLGHAGQRFQAASRGEPEPSARAASQRISRLSANPRLHHLLIVNEFFVRLSEYARRHDGADLVRWWSEQQAQQFKSTKAMINPDGHGLWSRDGQMAGFWLEADTGTEPLTRVVAKLDGYRRFSTDSGPRYPVLFWLASPTREEHLHRLLSQKPPGVATLTATQDTNPAEAVWLPADATTRVALEQLPSFHGHNTPSNPNFVEGVLHLGQ; the protein is encoded by the coding sequence ATGACCCTGCTCGACCACCACCAGGTCCTCACCACCGACCACATCACCCGCCTGTTCTTCCTCGCCCCGCGTACCGCCCGGCACCGGCTGGCCGAACTGCTGGCCCTGGAACTGGTGGACCGATTCCGGTTCGCCCGTACCGGCGGAGGCACCGACCCGTACCACTGGGTGCTAGGCCATGCCGGGCAACGATTCCAGGCCGCATCACGCGGCGAGCCCGAACCCAGCGCACGAGCGGCCAGCCAGCGCATCTCACGCCTGTCGGCCAACCCGCGCCTGCACCACCTGCTCATCGTCAACGAGTTCTTCGTCCGCCTGAGCGAGTACGCCCGCCGGCACGACGGAGCAGACCTCGTGCGGTGGTGGTCAGAGCAGCAGGCTCAGCAGTTCAAGAGCACCAAGGCAATGATCAACCCGGATGGCCACGGGCTGTGGAGCCGAGACGGCCAGATGGCCGGGTTCTGGCTGGAGGCCGACACCGGCACCGAACCGCTGACCCGCGTCGTGGCCAAGCTCGACGGCTACCGCCGATTCAGCACCGACAGCGGACCTCGCTACCCGGTGCTGTTCTGGCTGGCCAGCCCCACCCGCGAGGAACACCTGCACCGGCTGCTCAGCCAGAAGCCCCCCGGCGTCGCCACGCTCACCGCGACCCAGGACACCAACCCCGCCGAGGCGGTATGGCTGCCCGCCGACGCCACCACGCGGGTCGCGCTGGAGCAGCTGCCCAGCTTCCACGGCCACAACACGCCCTCCAACCCCAACTTCGTCGAGGGTGTGCTCCATCTGGGCCAATGA
- a CDS encoding VirB4 family type IV secretion system protein — protein MSLLKNKKKLVASGEGMPSPDALSVTPWHVQVGDGYAATFAVTGYPAEVGPAWLDPLLSYPGRVDVAVHIEPVAAQLAAPMLKRQRARLESSRRLDADQGKLGDPMTEAAAADAADLAERVARGAAKLFDVGIYITIHARDLDELRAVTAGVKSAAASVLLDLQPTTFRHQQGWVSTLPIGVDPLRMRRILDTNALAAAFPLASADLAAPAPGEIAPPDGILYGVNTTSNGVLIWDRWRQDNHNSVVLAQSGAGKSYFVKLEVLRNLYQGTRVSIIDPEDEYAPLADHVGGTVVQLGLPGVRINPLDLPADNRADTLTRRGLYLHTLIAVMLGAPPPPTERAALDRAITATYAAAGINGDPATWSRPAPLLRDLADVLAADEDPAAEQLAARLAPWTTGNFSSLFDGPTTTAPEGHLVVWSLRHLPDELRTVGTLLALDSIWSGIDTPTTGIRRRRHLVVVDEAWLLMRDGEGARFLFRMAKAARKRSAGLCVVTQDAADVLSTDLGMAVVSNAATQILMHQSTQAIDKVKEAFSLTAGEARLLLAAPRGEGLLIAGRSRIPFRSVGSAAEHKIAVTGIGEAS, from the coding sequence ATGAGCCTGTTGAAGAACAAGAAGAAGCTCGTCGCGTCCGGGGAGGGCATGCCCTCCCCGGACGCTTTGTCGGTCACCCCCTGGCACGTGCAGGTCGGTGACGGCTACGCCGCGACCTTCGCCGTCACCGGGTACCCGGCCGAGGTCGGCCCGGCGTGGCTGGACCCACTGCTGTCCTACCCCGGCCGCGTGGACGTGGCCGTGCACATCGAGCCCGTCGCCGCGCAGCTGGCCGCGCCCATGTTGAAGCGGCAGCGGGCACGGCTGGAGTCGTCACGGCGGCTGGACGCCGACCAGGGCAAGCTCGGGGACCCGATGACCGAGGCGGCGGCGGCCGACGCCGCCGACCTCGCCGAACGCGTCGCCCGGGGCGCGGCGAAGCTGTTCGACGTCGGTATCTACATCACCATCCACGCCCGCGACCTCGACGAGCTGCGAGCGGTCACCGCGGGCGTCAAGTCGGCCGCCGCGTCGGTCCTTCTGGACCTGCAGCCGACCACGTTCCGCCACCAGCAGGGCTGGGTCTCCACGCTGCCGATCGGCGTGGACCCGCTGCGGATGCGCCGCATCCTCGACACCAACGCCCTGGCCGCCGCGTTCCCTCTCGCCTCGGCGGACCTGGCCGCACCGGCACCCGGGGAGATCGCCCCGCCGGACGGGATCCTCTACGGCGTCAACACCACGTCCAACGGCGTTCTGATCTGGGACCGGTGGCGGCAGGACAACCACAACTCCGTGGTCCTGGCTCAATCGGGCGCGGGCAAGTCGTACTTCGTCAAGCTCGAAGTGCTGCGGAACCTGTACCAGGGCACGAGGGTTTCGATCATCGACCCGGAGGACGAGTACGCGCCCCTCGCGGACCACGTCGGCGGCACGGTCGTGCAGCTCGGCCTGCCCGGCGTACGCATCAACCCCCTCGACCTGCCCGCCGACAACCGCGCCGACACGCTGACCCGGCGCGGCCTGTACCTGCACACGCTGATCGCGGTCATGCTCGGCGCACCACCGCCACCGACCGAACGCGCTGCCCTCGACCGGGCGATCACGGCAACGTACGCGGCGGCCGGGATCAACGGCGACCCGGCCACCTGGTCGCGTCCGGCTCCGCTGCTGCGGGACCTGGCCGACGTGCTGGCCGCCGATGAGGACCCGGCCGCCGAGCAGCTGGCCGCGCGGCTCGCCCCGTGGACCACGGGCAACTTCTCCAGCCTGTTCGACGGGCCGACGACCACCGCTCCGGAGGGCCACCTGGTCGTCTGGTCGCTGCGGCACCTGCCCGACGAGCTACGCACCGTCGGCACACTGCTGGCCCTGGACTCCATCTGGTCGGGAATCGACACTCCGACGACCGGCATACGCCGGCGGCGGCACCTCGTCGTAGTGGACGAAGCCTGGCTCTTGATGAGGGATGGCGAGGGCGCCAGGTTCTTGTTCCGCATGGCCAAAGCAGCGCGCAAGCGGTCGGCCGGATTGTGCGTCGTCACCCAGGACGCGGCCGACGTGCTGTCCACCGACCTCGGCATGGCCGTGGTCTCCAACGCCGCGACCCAGATCCTGATGCACCAGTCCACCCAGGCCATCGACAAGGTGAAGGAAGCCTTCTCGCTGACCGCCGGGGAGGCCCGGCTCCTGCTCGCGGCACCCAGGGGCGAAGGGCTCCTGATCGCTGGCCGTTCGCGAATTCCATTTAGGAGTGTCGGGTCGGCTGCCGAACACAAGATCGCCGTGACGGGGATCGGTGAGGCGTCATGA
- a CDS encoding C40 family peptidase encodes MTKAIIGIVTVVIIGCFGLPMLLLSAVMGGPGGCGTTTGLSVLASGQPPGVGSWDAEQLEIAATIIDVGVSKGVPQWGWTVALATAMQESNLRNLPFLGDRNDHDSIGVFQQRPSQGWGTVEQLAKPAYQAGKFFDKLLTIPGWQTMPLTQAAQAVQVSAFPDAYAKWTDDAIQLVQQLTSTLADCATDALAALPDGFTLPIDTPPQVMTAIFWAVGQLGTPYHFGGSCSDPHSGDPDKQCDCSSLMQAAYRAAGVSIPRVTTDQVNAGTKISDPAQLLPGDLILIPGSEGTMSNPRHVGMYLGQGLIIQAPKTGDVVKISRLSSWIDQVAAIRRIVTW; translated from the coding sequence ATGACCAAAGCCATCATCGGCATCGTCACCGTCGTCATCATCGGCTGCTTCGGCCTGCCGATGCTCCTGCTGTCGGCCGTCATGGGCGGCCCCGGCGGCTGCGGCACCACCACCGGCCTCTCGGTACTGGCCTCCGGGCAGCCGCCCGGCGTCGGCAGCTGGGACGCCGAACAGCTGGAGATCGCCGCGACCATCATCGACGTCGGCGTCTCCAAAGGCGTACCCCAGTGGGGCTGGACCGTCGCGCTGGCCACCGCCATGCAGGAGTCCAACCTGCGCAACCTGCCGTTCCTCGGTGACCGCAACGACCACGACTCGATCGGAGTGTTCCAGCAGCGGCCCAGTCAGGGCTGGGGCACCGTCGAGCAGCTGGCCAAACCCGCCTACCAGGCCGGAAAGTTCTTCGACAAGCTGCTGACCATCCCGGGCTGGCAGACCATGCCACTCACGCAGGCCGCCCAAGCCGTGCAGGTCTCGGCGTTCCCGGACGCATACGCCAAGTGGACCGACGACGCCATCCAGCTCGTCCAGCAGCTGACCAGCACCCTGGCCGATTGCGCCACCGACGCCCTCGCCGCCCTGCCGGACGGGTTCACCCTGCCGATCGACACTCCGCCACAGGTGATGACCGCGATCTTCTGGGCGGTCGGCCAGCTGGGCACCCCGTACCACTTCGGCGGCAGCTGCTCCGACCCGCACTCCGGCGACCCCGACAAGCAATGTGACTGCTCCTCGCTGATGCAGGCCGCCTACCGCGCCGCCGGAGTCTCCATCCCCCGCGTCACCACCGACCAGGTCAACGCCGGAACGAAGATCAGCGACCCGGCGCAGTTGCTGCCCGGCGACCTCATCCTCATCCCAGGCAGCGAAGGCACCATGTCCAACCCGCGGCACGTCGGCATGTACCTCGGCCAAGGCTTGATCATCCAAGCCCCGAAAACAGGCGACGTCGTGAAGATCTCCCGGCTGTCATCATGGATTGATCAGGTGGCAGCGATCAGAAGGATCGTCACCTGGTGA
- a CDS encoding pilin: MQTTLHLFNNLNDLVLAAPDPGGGGPKTLPDVINGIQGWIMGIIAAIATMFLVVGGLRYMAAGGDPSQVEQAKGNFKSALIGYALAVLAPVVLKILAGIVGGPS; the protein is encoded by the coding sequence ATGCAGACAACTCTGCACCTTTTCAACAACCTTAACGACCTCGTCCTGGCCGCGCCCGACCCCGGCGGCGGCGGACCCAAGACCCTGCCTGACGTCATCAACGGCATCCAGGGCTGGATCATGGGCATCATCGCGGCCATCGCGACCATGTTCCTGGTCGTCGGCGGCCTGCGCTACATGGCCGCCGGAGGCGACCCGTCGCAGGTCGAGCAGGCCAAGGGCAACTTCAAGTCCGCCCTGATCGGGTACGCGCTCGCGGTCCTCGCCCCCGTGGTCCTGAAGATCCTGGCCGGCATCGTGGGCGGACCGAGCTGA
- a CDS encoding DUF932 domain-containing protein: MAHELETFANGQTAFATARLSAWHQLGTVTQATMSATEIMGAALLGNWGVRTIPVRGIDVVDGIEVPILADDRRMTVRRNPVTGQTEYLGIVGNDYEVIQNEQCADMLDQLVDQAGGAHFETAGSLRRGKSVFVTMKLPTAMEIAGVDRMDLYLIGTTSHDGTAALRVDASPIRVVCANTQRAAFAHAVGHYTFRHTSNVGQQIAQAREALGLMWKYMGAFEKAAERMLNTAMTTREFEKIVAQVWPIADNAPDKTVANAKERLGTLKYLITEADTQKAITGSRWAGYQAITEYLDHYQAAKDPTTRANRVITGKTGELKLVAFDLLKV, translated from the coding sequence GTGGCACACGAACTGGAGACGTTCGCCAACGGGCAGACCGCCTTCGCCACCGCCCGATTGTCGGCCTGGCACCAGCTGGGCACCGTTACCCAGGCCACGATGAGCGCCACCGAGATCATGGGCGCCGCCCTGCTCGGCAACTGGGGCGTTCGCACCATCCCCGTCAGGGGCATCGACGTCGTGGACGGGATCGAGGTCCCGATCCTGGCCGACGACCGGCGTATGACCGTGCGCCGCAACCCGGTCACCGGCCAGACCGAGTATCTGGGGATCGTCGGCAACGACTACGAGGTCATCCAGAACGAGCAGTGCGCCGACATGCTCGACCAGCTCGTGGACCAGGCCGGGGGCGCCCACTTCGAGACGGCGGGCAGCCTGCGGCGAGGCAAGAGCGTGTTCGTCACGATGAAGCTGCCGACCGCGATGGAGATCGCCGGGGTCGACCGGATGGACCTGTATCTGATCGGCACGACCTCACACGACGGCACCGCCGCGCTGAGGGTGGACGCCAGCCCCATCCGTGTCGTGTGCGCCAACACCCAGCGGGCGGCGTTCGCCCACGCCGTGGGGCACTACACGTTCCGCCACACCAGCAACGTCGGTCAGCAGATCGCCCAGGCCCGCGAAGCGCTGGGCCTGATGTGGAAGTACATGGGCGCCTTCGAGAAGGCCGCCGAGCGGATGCTGAACACCGCGATGACCACCCGCGAGTTCGAGAAGATCGTCGCGCAGGTCTGGCCGATCGCCGACAACGCTCCCGACAAGACCGTGGCCAACGCGAAGGAGCGGCTGGGCACGCTCAAGTACCTGATCACCGAGGCCGACACGCAGAAGGCGATCACGGGCAGCCGGTGGGCTGGATACCAGGCCATCACCGAGTACCTGGACCACTACCAGGCGGCCAAGGACCCCACGACGCGCGCCAATCGTGTGATCACCGGCAAGACCGGCGAGCTCAAGCTCGTCGCCTTCGACCTGCTGAAGGTCTGA
- a CDS encoding type IV secretory system conjugative DNA transfer family protein — protein MNPDILTRLGEVWSWIAVRPWLAIFVPVAVIGGVAARDKVLAWRHTRYVTGARWLTVAAPPEVTPESAAAFWTTVMGVLTPSVWRRRIYGMPHIGWEYTWTGRTLTIRVWVPGTVPPGAVEAAIRAAWPAATLTVADAAAPIPSTVVEQVGGAHWPQSADALPLRTEHDADPLRALLSAGAEVRDREHACVQILARPAPPRRVRAARRTAAATGTHPHGRPDVAARAVSGVAKLLTEPLIWVLDAITPGPSRRTPARTAVRGGDRDPVATADARTIVDKAIRVPHFEIAVRFAVAADAGKTAPDKQKARQIRERLVGLGHTIASAAAAYTGPNRLRRMKMPQPVATIAGRRLRRGFLATVPELAAMAALPQDLAVPGLDRARAKAMPAPVQIPSGGRGVKVLGRSQIGGNSVGLNVVDARQHVHVIGKTGVGKSTLLLNMIVGDIKAGRGTVVIDPRGDLVTDILDRLPASLAKKIVLIDPDQPNPGHFNPLEDTNDPHLAVDNLVGIFAKIFAKQWGPRMDDTLRVACLTLMRHAGSTLSLVPPLLSDRTFRGRYTVGLDDPDGLAGFWTWYDSINENFRGQVIAPVLARLRQFLLRDFVKSVIGNATSSFKMGDILNGGALLCRLPKGQLGEETSRILGSLIVARVWQAAIARAAIPEDQRKDACLYVDEAHNFLTLPGSVDDMLAEARGYRLGMVLAHQDLAQLPKETAAAMSANARSKIVFNIDPGDAREMARHTKPELDDHDLGHLDVFTAAARLLVGNREMAAFTFTTNPPAPIVGEATALRQEIAAAHAVNGDEPPMQRVAREAMRKRMSGTD, from the coding sequence ATGAATCCCGACATTCTTACCCGGCTGGGCGAGGTCTGGTCGTGGATCGCCGTCCGGCCGTGGCTGGCGATCTTCGTGCCGGTGGCCGTCATCGGTGGCGTCGCCGCGCGAGACAAGGTGCTCGCCTGGCGGCACACCCGATACGTGACCGGGGCGCGGTGGCTGACCGTGGCCGCGCCACCGGAGGTCACACCGGAGTCGGCGGCGGCGTTCTGGACCACCGTCATGGGCGTGCTGACGCCCTCGGTGTGGCGGCGGCGGATCTACGGCATGCCGCATATCGGCTGGGAGTACACCTGGACCGGGCGCACGCTGACGATCCGGGTGTGGGTGCCCGGCACGGTGCCGCCCGGTGCGGTCGAGGCCGCGATCCGGGCGGCCTGGCCCGCCGCGACTCTCACCGTCGCCGACGCCGCCGCGCCCATCCCCTCGACGGTGGTGGAGCAGGTCGGCGGGGCGCACTGGCCGCAGTCGGCCGACGCGCTGCCGTTGCGTACCGAGCACGACGCCGATCCGCTGCGGGCGCTGCTGTCGGCCGGGGCCGAGGTCCGCGACCGCGAACACGCGTGCGTGCAGATCCTCGCTCGACCGGCACCACCCCGCCGCGTGCGCGCCGCCAGACGCACGGCGGCGGCAACCGGAACACACCCCCACGGGCGGCCCGATGTGGCCGCCCGCGCCGTTTCCGGGGTCGCGAAGCTACTCACCGAACCGCTGATCTGGGTCCTGGACGCGATCACGCCCGGACCGTCCCGCCGAACCCCGGCGCGCACTGCGGTGCGGGGCGGTGACCGTGATCCGGTCGCCACCGCCGACGCCCGCACGATCGTCGACAAGGCGATCCGGGTGCCGCACTTCGAGATCGCGGTGCGGTTCGCCGTGGCCGCCGACGCGGGCAAGACCGCGCCGGACAAGCAGAAGGCACGACAGATCCGCGAGCGCCTCGTCGGGCTCGGGCACACGATCGCCTCGGCCGCCGCGGCGTACACCGGCCCGAACCGGCTGCGCAGGATGAAGATGCCGCAGCCGGTGGCCACGATCGCCGGGCGGAGGCTACGGCGCGGGTTCCTGGCCACCGTGCCGGAGCTCGCGGCCATGGCCGCCCTGCCGCAGGATTTGGCGGTGCCGGGCCTGGACCGGGCTCGGGCCAAGGCGATGCCGGCGCCGGTGCAGATCCCCTCCGGCGGCCGAGGCGTCAAGGTCCTGGGCAGGTCGCAGATCGGCGGCAACTCGGTCGGGTTGAACGTGGTCGACGCCCGCCAGCACGTGCACGTCATCGGCAAGACCGGCGTCGGCAAGAGCACGCTGCTGCTGAACATGATCGTCGGGGACATCAAGGCCGGGCGCGGGACGGTGGTCATCGACCCGCGCGGTGACCTGGTCACAGACATCCTGGACCGGCTCCCGGCGTCGCTGGCGAAGAAGATCGTGCTCATCGATCCGGACCAGCCCAACCCGGGCCACTTCAACCCGCTGGAGGACACCAACGATCCGCATCTGGCGGTCGACAACCTGGTCGGGATCTTCGCGAAGATATTCGCCAAGCAGTGGGGTCCGCGTATGGACGACACCCTGCGGGTGGCGTGCCTGACCCTGATGCGGCACGCGGGCTCGACGCTGAGCCTGGTGCCGCCGCTGCTGTCGGACCGGACCTTCCGGGGCCGCTACACGGTGGGCCTGGACGACCCGGACGGCCTGGCCGGGTTCTGGACCTGGTACGACTCGATCAACGAGAACTTTAGGGGCCAGGTCATCGCCCCCGTTCTCGCGAGGTTGCGGCAGTTCCTGTTGCGCGACTTCGTCAAGAGCGTGATCGGGAACGCGACCAGCTCGTTCAAGATGGGCGACATCCTCAACGGCGGGGCTCTGTTGTGCCGGCTACCGAAAGGCCAGTTGGGTGAGGAGACCAGCCGCATCCTGGGCTCGCTGATCGTCGCCCGGGTGTGGCAGGCCGCCATCGCCCGCGCCGCGATCCCCGAAGACCAGCGCAAAGACGCCTGTCTCTACGTTGACGAGGCCCACAACTTCCTCACGCTGCCTGGCAGCGTCGATGACATGTTGGCCGAGGCGCGGGGCTACCGGCTGGGCATGGTCCTCGCTCACCAGGATCTGGCCCAGCTGCCCAAGGAGACGGCCGCCGCGATGTCGGCCAACGCCCGCTCCAAGATCGTGTTCAACATCGACCCGGGCGACGCCCGGGAGATGGCCCGGCACACCAAGCCGGAACTCGACGATCACGACCTCGGGCACCTGGACGTGTTCACCGCCGCCGCCCGGCTGCTGGTCGGCAACCGGGAGATGGCGGCGTTCACGTTCACCACCAACCCGCCCGCGCCGATCGTCGGCGAAGCCACCGCCTTGCGGCAGGAGATCGCCGCCGCGCACGCCGTCAACGGCGACGAGCCGCCGATGCAGCGGGTGGCCCGCGAGGCGATGCGCAAACGCATGAGCGGCACCGACTGA